The Candidatus Margulisiibacteriota bacterium genomic interval AGCTCTGTAATCGCTATCCAGAGCAATAAATTGCCCATAACCGATCCTGAGCTGAACCTCTTTTCCGAATTGGTAACCAATGCTCAGCATGGGTTGTATCATGAGCCCTCCCTTAACAGGCACTCCGCCACCTCCACTTCCTCCCAGCATCAGTTTCCCGTCTACAAAAAAGTCCTGCGAAAGATTCCAGACATAACCCAGATTAAAGCTTCCAAGAGCATATCCGCCTCGTCCGCCGCTAACAGCTCCATAGGCAGACCCGCCCAGGTAGAGATTGTCGGTCAGGAAACGGTCAAATTGAACACCCAGCATGGAAAACTCGGGTATCTGTTGCGGTTTACAAACTTCATAAACCAGGGTTTCCACCCTTTTTTGTTTTTGCAGGTTTTTATAATCGGTATCGGTCAGCGGTAGAGCAAAAAGCAGGCTGGAAAGGAGAAAAAAGAAGATAGACCCCACTACCTGTTGAGCTTGTCCGAAAATATATTTTGTCATTGCGAGAAGCGTCTGCGACGAAGCAATCCACGTATCTAGAAATGTAGACTGCCGCGCTTCGCTCGCAATGACTTTAAAGTCTTCATTTTCGGACAACCACCAGAACAGATGTGTCATTTTCAGAGAGTGCTCTACTTTATCTCCCATAAACATCATAAAAATTATATCCTATAGTAAAGCCTGTAAGCCAGCTTTTTATCTGCCCGTTAATAAAATCAATATAACCGGTTTGCAACTTAATAAATATACTGTCGGTTAGCAAATATCCTACCGCGATCGATGGTCGAAGTATTCCTCCACCACCCTGAGGCGCTCCATGCCCGCCTCCCCCTCCCACAAAAATCAGGGGTTCAACAAAAAAGTTCTCTGAAAAATAATGATCATAACCAAGAATAAATCCGCCGATAAAGTAGCCGCCGCGGTCTCCCAGCAATGCTCCGTAACCTGTTCCGCCCCAAAAAAGTTTTGATTTATCAAAAAAACGCTGGTAGGTAAATCCGCCGACAGTCATGGATTCGTTTTGCTGAACTTGATAGGACTCAAAAGTAAGTGATTCCGCGGACAGTGATTTTTCAATCTGAAAGTTCGGTGTAACCAGTGAATATACAGGACTTATAAAAAAGAACAGCATAAAAAAAAATAAAAATTTATTTAATATGTTTTGCATTACTTTTTTCGTTTACGGAGAGGGTCGGTCGTTCGGCCGGTGTGAGGCGGGGTGAGTTTCAGGTAATGCTTTTTAAAAAAATACCAGCTGCTCTTATAAACCTGTTTACGCAGCATATGGCTTCTCGTAGTGCTTTTCCCTCCTAAATGAACGATAGAAGTTCCCGGGAAATAAATAACATTTAGACCTGTTTTATTGACTGTTTTACAAAGGTCTACATCTTCATTATAAAAAAAATAATGTTCATCAAAACCACCGATTTTTTGAAATAAATCTTTTTTTATGAACATAGCCGCGCCCGAAATAAAACCTACCTTCCGCGGTTTTTTGCCCCAGTATCGCCAGTGATTTATGATGCTGCCATAATACTGTGTGGTTTTATCGGTGTTTAACAGACGTGGCCCAAGTATTCCAGTCTGCGGGTTTTCATCGAGATATTTCATACATTTTTTAAGACTGTTTTCAATCAATAAAGTATCGCTGTTTAAAAACAACAAATATTGCCCTTTGGCTTGAACTACGGCCATATTGTTGGCTTTGGCAAAACCATAGTTTTCTTTGTTGTTTATAAATGTTAAATCCGGATATTGTTTTAGATTTTTGTCCGGTTTATTTTTAGAATTGTTATCTACAATAATTACTTCAAAAGTAACATCTTTAGTGTATTCATATAAAGATTTCAAACAATCCGTTAGCAGTTCCGGTGTGTTATAGTGAACGATAATTACGGATACGTTAACGGTTTTCATCCTGGAGACGTTCCATGAAGCTTTCTATTCTGATTTTTGTCCGCATATCCAGAGG includes:
- a CDS encoding glycosyltransferase family 2 protein, with the protein product MKTVNVSVIIVHYNTPELLTDCLKSLYEYTKDVTFEVIIVDNNSKNKPDKNLKQYPDLTFINNKENYGFAKANNMAVVQAKGQYLLFLNSDTLLIENSLKKCMKYLDENPQTGILGPRLLNTDKTTQYYGSIINHWRYWGKKPRKVGFISGAAMFIKKDLFQKIGGFDEHYFFYNEDVDLCKTVNKTGLNVIYFPGTSIVHLGGKSTTRSHMLRKQVYKSSWYFFKKHYLKLTPPHTGRTTDPLRKRKK